In the genome of Deltaproteobacteria bacterium, the window GCCCAGGTACGTAAAGAGCAGCACCGTCGAGGCCACGAGCATGGCGGCCGCCGGTACGGGCAGCCCCTTGAAGCGGTTGCTCTCCACCGTCGTTATCTGCACGTTGAAGCGGGCAAGGCGCAGCGCGCCGCACACGACGTACAGGAAGGCCGCGAGCCAGCCGTAACGGCCGAAGGGCCTCAGACCCCAGGTGAAGATGAGCACACCGGGAGCAAGACCGAAGGCCACGAGGTCGGAGAGCGAATCGTACTCGACGCCGAACTTGCTGCTCGTGCCCGTGAGCCTCGCTATCCTGCCGTCGAGACAGTCGAAGACGGCCGAAACGAATATGGCCGCCGCGGCGAGTTTGAAGTTGCCGTCCAGACAGGCCACTATCGAGTAGAAGCCGCCGAAGAGGCTCGCCGAGGTGAGCAGGTTGGGCAGCAGGTATATGCCGCGCTTTATCTTCCTTCTCTTGTTCCTTCTCGATTCCTCGAGCACATTGTCGAGCATCGCTTGAGTCTCCGTCTCCTTACGGCTGCGGCCGCTCTCCGGCGCCGCCGCCCTCCCCCGGACCCTGCGCCCCGGCCGGAGCGAACCTGGCGAGCACCGAGCTCCCGGCCCTCACCTTCTCTCCCCTGCGCACCATGGGCTCCGAGTCGGTGGGAAGGTATACGTCGAGCCTGGAGCCGAACCTTATGAGGCCGAACCTCTCGCCCCTCTTCACCCGCTCGCCCGGAGCGAGGCGGCATACTATGCGCCTTGCTATGAGCCCCGCTATCTGGCAGAAGACATAGCGACGCCCGGCGTCGTCCTCCACGAGCACGTAGTTCTTCTCGTTCTCCTCCGACGCCTTGTCGAGACTGGCG includes:
- the pssA gene encoding CDP-diacylglycerol--serine O-phosphatidyltransferase, which codes for MLDNVLEESRRNKRRKIKRGIYLLPNLLTSASLFGGFYSIVACLDGNFKLAAAAIFVSAVFDCLDGRIARLTGTSSKFGVEYDSLSDLVAFGLAPGVLIFTWGLRPFGRYGWLAAFLYVVCGALRLARFNVQITTVESNRFKGLPVPAAAMLVASTVLLFTYLGQSETTKHITILILVYCLAFLMVSNVRYYSFKELNLSRRMPFRLLVGLIFLFVVIAAEPHVMLFVLTLGYVASGPVTMYLDNRERIERRFARWRREVWLPGRRGSGGGDLP